The DNA region GAGGCAGTTTCTGATCCTTTATCTCTGAATGTGTTGGTTTTAAATTGGTTTCCCCTTACCGCCATTTTCTATCGTAATAATTATAAAGAACAAACTTAGATAAAACTGCGCAGCATTTATGAAAGCGTTATAAAAAAAATGCAATCTATGCTTTGGTTGCGATGCAACCCGATACGGAACCTTCCCTTTTGTATAATCAACTAACGGCGGCCATTAAATCTAAGTGTATCTTTGGTGTACTTTTTAAATCTGCTTTCAAATTAATAAAAATTCTTCAGCCGCGGGTTAAACCATCAGGAAAAAATGCAGTCTATCACTATACAACACACAAGTTGTACGTTTTGTAATGAAACGGATTTTGTTTTAGGTTTATCCCGTTTTGCCTGGAGAGGTTAAACGGGATTTTTTTTGGTTTAAACGACATGTCTTAGGGATAACCGCCTTTGCGGGGTCGATTTGAGCTAGCCGACCTGTGCCGATTTCTCCTGCCGTGTGAACACCACCCCTTTCTTGGGTCGTCATTCCCGCGCAGAGAGGCTACTTTGTAGCGAGGCTGGATACGTGCTTGAATATTTCGAACTTTATTATTTTTTTTGTTAATTTAAGTCGATTATTGAAATAAAATTCGGCATATGAGTATTGCGCAACTCGAACAACAAATTGAAGAAGGAAATTTACAAGCAGTAAAGGAGCTTTTAATGGAGGCGCCGCAGCTGGCAAATGTTAAAACCTCGCATCATATTTCGCCACTGTTATTGGCTTGTTATTATAAAAAGCGAGAAATTGCCGATTTAATAGCTGAATATGCCCAAGATCTCACTTTGTTTGAGGCTTGTGCCGCTGGCAAGTTTGATGTTGCAAGCCTACTCATTTTTCAAAGCCCGAAGTGCATCAACGATTTTTCGGAAGACGGCTTTACGCCGCTGGGTTTAGCCTGTTATTTCGGGCACGAGGATTTGACAAGATTTTTAATATTGAAGGGTGCTGACGTCAATCTTGCTTCTAAAAATGGGTTTAACGTATTTCCTATCCATTCTGCCGTCGCTGCCAACAGCCTCGCCATTACCAAAACACTGCTTGATGCCGGTGCTTACCCTAATGTTTGCCAAAAAGCGGGCCTGGCGCCATTGCATACCGCGGCACAATTAGGAAACATCGAATTAATAATTTTATTGTTAGAACATGGCGCAGAAGTAGGTTTGCGCATGGAAGGCGGAAAGTTACCTGCTGACTTAGCAGCAGAAAAGGGTTTCAATGAAATCGCAGCAATTCTCAGGGAAGATTGATCAGATTTCAGTTCTCAGATCTCAGTTTTCAGTGTTAACTGTTTACTGCTAATTGGTAACTGAGGATTGCCAACTGTTAACTGCCAACTGTTAACTGCCAACTGTCCATTGCTAATTGGTAACTGAGAATTGCCAACTGTGAACCGTAAACTCCTAATTGCTAACTGAGATCATTCCCAAATCCTCAACCTCATCCTTTTCATATACGTTCTGATATCCAGCACAACGGCGGCCAGAAAATAGAACAATATCGGAAATCCAACCGCGAGAAACGAGGAGTAAATAAAGAACAAGCGTACTTTTGCCGTGCTCATATTTAACTTGCTTGCTAAATAAGTAGAGACCCCAAAACTCTGCTGTTCGAAATAAGTAATTACTTTCTGAAACATCTTGCTTGTTTTAATCTTCGGTAACGCCCAACAATTTTTATGCCTTTTTTACGAAGCTTTATTTAAATCGAATATACAAATTAAAAACAAAAAAAGGTTACAACAATCGCTGTTGTAACCTTTATCTAAATTAACGCTCTCAATCTTATGATTGATGCAAGGCTCTCACCCCTTGCAGTGGCAAATATATAATTTATTTAGACATTTACCACTTTTTTACAAAAAAAATTATTAATATCGACAAACGAATTACCACTCAGCTATTCGATACAAAAGATAATGATCTGTTTCTGTACTACAATGATCGTTCTCTGGTTTCGAAGTTTTCGGTTGAGGGGCTTAGGTTAACTGAACTATTTCGTCCCAAATGATTTAATTAAAGTTAATCTGGCACGCCTCTCTTTGAGGCGTGTTTTTTTTTAAAAAAAAAGCAAATAGATGCCATGTCAAAACTTTTTGCAACCCATTTTCCAGTTTACGCCGATTTTTTGTACTTACTAAAACGTCGGCTTAATAAATGGACTATATACTGGTTAAGAAGCCTTTTTTTAAGACAGCCTCTCTCCGTTTTTAATCTAAATCGTCCCGTTAATTTATTTCGTCTGCAAAGATAGCGTTGCACAGGTGAGAAAAAAGTTTACACCGCCGCTGCCCGTCCTTTTATGATATAAGTCAACAAGTATTAGTTTGTCTTCCGTTTAACAGGCTAGCGGCAGAGTAGCTGGTTTTAGTGGTGATTAGACGATGAGCGCAAAATCTTCACGCCTACCCCGCACGAGAGGCATTTTTTCTCATCACAATATTGCTTTTTCAGCTGCAATACACCCTGAGAACCAAAGGCATTGTCTATTTTAACACCCGCTCCGGTAAACCTTTCAATAATTGCATTTTGTTCGGCCGGTAATGTTTCTAACAGTTTTATTGCGCTGTTGATGTAAGATTGTGTAGCCGTATGTTTTCCGTAGGCGAACAAAAATAATGCGACCGTATTTAAAAGCACGTTGTTTATAGATGTTTTTCCGAACTGTATACTTACAGCAGCTGCTTGTTTCTTAAAATGATAATGTGTTTTCCAATAGTCGTTTACGGGAAGGCCCTCGAAAAGCATTCGCAGTTTTGAAACATCGGTAATTGCCATTATTTTGGAGAACAGATGATTTGCCTTTATGATTAATGCAGCAAACTGGGCCAAACGAAGTGTCGGAAAATTTTGCGGACGCATCCGCATGAACTTCCACATCGTGGCGTCGATTGGCTTGATATTGTATTTTTTTTGAAGAAACTGAAATTCTGCTTTTAATTGCTTTGGATACGCTTCGGTAAACTCATCGTTCAGAAAGCCTGATGCGCCAAATACCAGCGCCTCAATTAGCAATGGGTTATCTTTGTGCTTCGCATAAATTTGCTGTGGCACCGCCTTTGCGAAAGCCTCAAACGGAAATGCATTAACCTTAAATCCGAAATTGCGTGCCAGAAAGCGATAAAACGTTTCGTCCCAATTGCCATTCAAATTGTTGAGCATCTCGATAACGGCTCCCGTTTTCTGCTCAAACCGCTCCACCAGCGTCCTCGAAAGAACGGCATCAACAACCAACTGATCTACCTCGCGAATTTGATTGATGCAAGGAAAATCGGTAAGCGTTAAAAACAAACGTTCGTACCTTGTAATTAGCTCAGTTGAGATTCTGTTCTTTAGTTCCAAAACAGGCAATGTGGTTCCATCTTTCCGTTTGATCGGCACATCATTTTCATAAACCACGTGCAAAACCACGCTATTGTAGGCGTCATCAATTTGATGATGATGCTTTAACCAATCTGACGACTTAATGTGGATCTCGACGTTACCAACCCAAATTGTGCCATCAAGCTGTATTTTGGCGTTGCTGAAATCAGGTCCGGCATTTGCGTTGAGAAAACCCTGATGAATGATTTTTAAGTTTTCTGATGCTGCTGTTTTTAGCTCAGCGCTATCAAAAGACCTGAAACGCCACACATAATGAAGAAAGTTCTCTGAGAAATCCATTATTGAAGTTAATAAATATTCCTAAAAGTTTTAACTATATTCCTATTTTTAAATCGCTGAAAATCTGTTGTTAATGGATAATTGATCGTTAGACCTGATTAAAAGCACGGATTAGAATCATTGATACACCAAAAAATTTTAAATTATTTTTGAAAGAAAGGTTTATATTTCTATATTTGCAACCCCAAAGGGAATACAGCGATTGTATTAATCATGCGAAAGTAGCTCAGTTGGTAGAGCACGACCTTGCCAAGGTCGGGGTCGCGAGTTCGAATCTCGTCTTTCGCTCTAAATGCCTTTCCTACCGAAAGGCATTTATTTTAAGACATTAATCAAACGGGTTTATCCGGATTGACTAATGCTCGGGTGGTGGAACTGGTAGACACGCAGGACTTAAAATCCTGTGCTTTCAAAGGCGTGCGGGTTCGATTCCCGCCCCGAGTACAAATGGGAGTTGCTCCCAACAAAAAAAAAGGGTTGCTCCAAACGAGCAACCCTTTTTCATTGGCGCTAAGTATCTTTAAAACACACATTGACTGCGCTGTTGGAGTGCCCGTTAGATAAGTGTAGTGTATCTTTTTGCTTAATCCTTTTGTTTTATGATGGCTGTGGCTGTAGTCGAGATCGAATGCATAGCTAAAGATAACATTTAGTTTATCTTGTTTCCTGGCTAGGCATAAGTTAGCTTAGCGGCACATTAAAACGATTAATAGTCAAATCTTCAGTGGTTAGATAGGGTTGTAAATGGGTTGATGGTATCAAATTACAGCACCAGGCTCAATCAAAATCAGATCGCATTTAAGGTGATTTAATTTTTTTTCATTTTGCTTTCGAGAAACTCCCACTCGTTGATATGTGAAACCTGATGTTCCTTTTTAACAATTTCGTCGAAACGCTTAGCGAGTTCCGGGTGTTGCGATGAGAGGTCTTCTGTTTCATTTCGGTCGTTTTTAAGGTTAAAAATCATCCACGGATTATTTAAATCCTTCCACAAGTTCAACCTCACGCCTTTCCAATTACCCATTCTAATGGCGAGCTGACCGCCTTTTTCGGGATATTCCCAGTAAATATATTCTCGTTGTTGCTGTTTCTCGTTTTTGCCGAGAAGCGTTGGCAGCAACGAAATTCCATCAGTATTATTGGTTTCAACGCCCGCTATTTCGGCAAAGGTTGCCATCATATCAAACTGCACGGAAATGAAATCGCTGGTGGTGTTTGCAGGAATTTTTCCGGGCCATCTGGCTATAAACGGCTCTCTGATTCCTCCTTCGAAAACATCCATCTTTAAGCCTTTCATACCATCAACGCTGTTAAAAAATTTTGCATTTACACCACCATTAAATGTGGTTCCGTTATCGCTCGAGAACATAATAATCGTATCGTTATCCAAACCGAGTTTCTTAATTTCGGCCATAATGATTCCAATCTGCTCATCGAGATAGGTAATCATGGCGGCATAGGTTGAATACGGATATTTTGCAGGGGCATAGCCTTGCTGGCCATAGTATGGCTGCTCTTTAAATTGCCCTACGTATTTGTTAGTATAAGCGTCTGGAACCTGTAAAGACACGTGCGGGATGTTGTAGGGCATGTATAAAAAGAAAGGCTTTTTACCTTGTTTGTTAATAAATTGAATGGCTTTTTTAGTGATCATATCCTGCGAATAGGTGCGTCCTTTATAATATTCGAAGTCTTTATCGGTAGCGTTGGTAGAATCCAGGGGCCTATGTACATTAATATAAGGGTTATCGAGGCTAACTTTGAGATCATTTTCCCAAAGGTGAGAGGGATAAAAATTGTGTGCCTGTTTTTGATCGAGATACCCGTAATAGTAATCGAAGCCCTGCTTTAGTGGAGAACCTGTTGAGTTATTCATTCCCAAGCCCCATTTTCCGGTAAGTGCACTAACATAGCCCGCTTTTTTCAGCATGACTGGAATGGTAAATGTTCTTTCGGGCAATGGCATTTGCCCGCCCTCTAAACTATCGGGAAAACCCCCCATTTCGTAATTGCCACGGATGTAGGAATGACCACCATGCTTCCCAGTCATCAGCATACAACGGGCAGGTGCGCAAACGGGCGTAGCGGTATAATGTTGCGTAAACTTCATGCCTTCCTTAGCCAGCTTGTCCAGGTTTGGTGTCCTGATTTTCTTTTGTCCATAAGGGCCAGTTTCTGCG from Pedobacter endophyticus includes:
- a CDS encoding ankyrin repeat domain-containing protein, which produces MSIAQLEQQIEEGNLQAVKELLMEAPQLANVKTSHHISPLLLACYYKKREIADLIAEYAQDLTLFEACAAGKFDVASLLIFQSPKCINDFSEDGFTPLGLACYFGHEDLTRFLILKGADVNLASKNGFNVFPIHSAVAANSLAITKTLLDAGAYPNVCQKAGLAPLHTAAQLGNIELIILLLEHGAEVGLRMEGGKLPADLAAEKGFNEIAAILRED
- a CDS encoding PspC family transcriptional regulator, with protein sequence MFQKVITYFEQQSFGVSTYLASKLNMSTAKVRLFFIYSSFLAVGFPILFYFLAAVVLDIRTYMKRMRLRIWE
- a CDS encoding DUF2851 family protein — encoded protein: MDFSENFLHYVWRFRSFDSAELKTAASENLKIIHQGFLNANAGPDFSNAKIQLDGTIWVGNVEIHIKSSDWLKHHHQIDDAYNSVVLHVVYENDVPIKRKDGTTLPVLELKNRISTELITRYERLFLTLTDFPCINQIREVDQLVVDAVLSRTLVERFEQKTGAVIEMLNNLNGNWDETFYRFLARNFGFKVNAFPFEAFAKAVPQQIYAKHKDNPLLIEALVFGASGFLNDEFTEAYPKQLKAEFQFLQKKYNIKPIDATMWKFMRMRPQNFPTLRLAQFAALIIKANHLFSKIMAITDVSKLRMLFEGLPVNDYWKTHYHFKKQAAAVSIQFGKTSINNVLLNTVALFLFAYGKHTATQSYINSAIKLLETLPAEQNAIIERFTGAGVKIDNAFGSQGVLQLKKQYCDEKKCLSCGVGVKILRSSSNHH
- a CDS encoding arylsulfatase, with product MMKTILKIILCLLIVSLKGYAQNLHPKRLPNIIYIYADDLGYAETGPYGQKKIRTPNLDKLAKEGMKFTQHYTATPVCAPARCMLMTGKHGGHSYIRGNYEMGGFPDSLEGGQMPLPERTFTIPVMLKKAGYVSALTGKWGLGMNNSTGSPLKQGFDYYYGYLDQKQAHNFYPSHLWENDLKVSLDNPYINVHRPLDSTNATDKDFEYYKGRTYSQDMITKKAIQFINKQGKKPFFLYMPYNIPHVSLQVPDAYTNKYVGQFKEQPYYGQQGYAPAKYPYSTYAAMITYLDEQIGIIMAEIKKLGLDNDTIIMFSSDNGTTFNGGVNAKFFNSVDGMKGLKMDVFEGGIREPFIARWPGKIPANTTSDFISVQFDMMATFAEIAGVETNNTDGISLLPTLLGKNEKQQQREYIYWEYPEKGGQLAIRMGNWKGVRLNLWKDLNNPWMIFNLKNDRNETEDLSSQHPELAKRFDEIVKKEHQVSHINEWEFLESKMKKN